The genomic segment TGTTCTTCCCCACGTTCTCGCCGCTCGCGGGAACTCTCGCCGCGTTCGCGACCTTCGGAGTGGGGTTCGTCGCGCGCCCGCTCGGATCCGTCCTCTTCGGGCACATCGGCGACCGGCACGGGCGGCGGCCCGTCCTCATCGGGTCGCTGCTCCTGACCGGCGTCGCCACGGTCGCCGTCGGCTGCGTGCCCACGTACGAGTCGATCGGGATCGCCGCGCCCGTGCTGCTCCTGGTCCTTCGCTTCCTGCAGGGGCTCGGGCTCGGGGGCGAGTGGGGCGGTGCCGTGCTGCTGACCGCGGAGCACGCGCCGGCCGAGCGGCGCGGGCTGTGGGCGAGCTTCCCGCAGATCGGCCCGTCGGTCGGGTTCCTGCTGGCCAACGGCATCATGCTGGGCCTGTCCGCGACGCTCAGCGAGGCGCAGTTCGCGGCCTGGGGGTGGCGGGTGCCGTTCTGGATCGCGGGGCTGCTCGTGGCCGTGGGCCTGGCGCTGCGCAGTTCGCTCGCCGAGAGCCCGGACTTCCTGGACCTGCGCGAGCACGCGCGCGTGCCGCTCGCCGAGGTGGTGCGCGACCACTGGCGCCTCGTCCTCCTCACGGCGGGCGCGCTCGCGGTCGGCTACGCGGTGTTCTACGCCGTGACGACCTGGTCGCTGTCGTACGGCGTGGAGGAACTCGGCGTCAGCCGCACCGTCATGCTCGGCTGCATCATGGCCGTGGTGGTGGTGAAGGGCGCGCTGACACCGGTGGTCGCCGTGCTCGGCGACCGGTACGGGCGGCGGCCGCTGTGCCTGCTCGGGTGCGCCGCGACGGCCCTGTGGATGTTCCCGATGATCGCGCTGCTCTCGACCGGGGAGCCGCTGCTGATGTTCACCGGGTTCCTGGTGGCGATGCTCGCGTTCATCGCGATGTTCGCGGTGATCGGCGCGTATCTGCCGGAGCTGTACGAGCCCCGCATGCGGTGCACGGGCGCCGCGGTCGGCTACAACCTGGGCGGGGTGGTCGGCGGCGCGCTCACTCCGATCGTGGCGACGGCGGCGGCGCAGGGCGAAGGGACGCCGTGGGGTGTGGCCGCGTATCTGACGGGCATCGCGCTGCTGAGCCTCGGCTGCTTCGCGCTGCTGCCGGAGACCCGTCCCGCCGCGGCCCCCGATCCGGCCGCCGCTACGGGGTGACGGCGAGCTCCAGGAACGCCGCGAACAGCACGAGGTGGACGCCGCCCTGCAACGGGGTGGCGCGTCCGGGCACGACGGTGAGCGTGCCGACGATCACGGTGAGCGCGAGCAGCACCATGTGGGTGGAGCTCAGTCCGAGCACGAGCGGTCCCGACAGCCATACGGAGGCGACGGCGACGGCCGGGATGGTCAGCCCGATGCTGGCCATCGCCGAGCCGAGGGCGAGGTTCAGGCTGGTCTGGACGCGGTCGCGGCGGGCGGCGCGCACGGCCGCGATGGTCTCGGGGAGCAGCACGAGCAGCGCGATGATCACGCCGACGACGGCGTGCGGCATGCCGGCGCTCTCCACGCCCGACTCGATCGTCGGGGACACGCCCTTGGCGAGGCCGACCACGCCGATCAGCGCGAGCCCGAGCAGCCCGAGGCTCAGCAGCGCCGCCTTGGACGAGGGGCCCTTGGCGTGGCCGTCGGTGTCGATGACCTCGCCCTGCTCGGTGAGGGGCAGGAAGTACTCGCGGTGCCGCACGGTCTGGGTGGTCACGAAGAGGCCGTAGAGGACGATCGAGGCGATCGCGGCGAAGGTGAGCTGGGCCGTGGAGAACTCGGGGCCCTGCTTGGTGGTGGTGAACGTCGGCAGGACCAGGCAGAGCGTGGCCAGCGTCGCGACGGTGGCGAGGGCGGCGCCGGTGCCCTCGGGGTTGAAGACGGCGACGCGGTGGCGGAGCGCGCCCACCAGGAGGCAGAGTCCGACGATGCCGTTGCAGGTGATCATGACGGCGGCGAAGACGGTGTCCCGCGCGAGGGTGGAGCTCTTGTCGCCGCCGTCGGCCATGAGGGTGACGATCAGCGCCACCTCGATGATGGTGACGGCGACCGCGAGGACGAGTGAGCCGAAGGGTTCGCCGACGCGGTGTGCGATGACCTCGGCGTGGTGGACGGCGGCGAGCACCGCTCCGGCGAGGATCAGCGTCACCACGGCGACGACCACGCCGGGCAGGTCCCGCCCCCAGGTGAGGGCGAGGAGAACGATGGCGACGACCGGCACCACGGCCGTCCACTGCGTGCCGAGCGCCCGGAGCCGAGTGACCATGACTCGATGCTGCCCCGGGCGCTCTGGTGCCGCTACTCGGTCCCTCCCGCCCGGGATCGGGCGGGAGGGGTGCCGTCAGGCCTCGACGCTGTCCTTGCGGGCGTCGTCCCCGGCCTCGGCGGCGGCCTGCCGCTCCTGCTTCTTGGAGGCGATGAGGCTGGTGATCGTGGTGATCACCAGGACGCCGCAGATGACGCCCAGCGAGACGGGGATGGAGATCTCGGGGACGTGCACCCCGTTCTCGTGCAGGGCGTGCAGGACGAGCTTCACGCCGATGAAGCCGAGGATCACCGACAGGCCGTAGCTGAGGTGGACCAGCTTCCTGAGGAGTCCGCCGATGAGGAAGTACAGCTGGCGGAGGCCCATCAGGGCGAAGGCGTTGGCGGTGAAGACGATGTACGGGTCCTGGGTGAGGCCGAAGATCGCCGGGATGGAGTCCATCGCGAAGAGCACGTCGGTGGTGCCGATGGCGAGCATGACGACCATGAGCGGCGTCATGATCTTCTTGCCGTTCTTCTTGACGAACAGCTTCGTGCCCTCGTACCGGTCCGAGACGCCGAACTTCTTCTCGATGGACTTCAGGAGGCGGTTCTCCTCCCAGTCCTCTTCCTCCTCGTCGGCGCGGGCCTCCTGGATGAGCTTCCAGGCGGTGTAGATGAGGAACGCGCCGAAGATGTAGAAGACCCACGAGAAGTTGGCGATGACCGCGGCACCGGCGGCGATGAAGATCGCGCGCAGGACCAGCGCTATCAGCACACCGAACAGCAGCACGCGCTGCTGCAGGTGTGAGGGGACCGAGAACTTCGCCATGATCAGGATGAAGACGAAGAGGTTGTCCACGGAGAGGGACTTCTCGGTGATGAAGCCGGCGAAGAACTCGCCGGACGCCTGGCTCTCGCCCGCGATGAGCAGGCCGAGCCCGAAGAGCGCCGCGAGGACGATCCAGACGACCGTCCAGATTCCGGCTTCCTTGATCGACACGTCATGGGGCTTGCGCCCGATGAAGAAGTCGACCGCGATCAGGGCACACAGACCGAGAACGGTCGTCACCCACAGGGTCATTGAAACGTCCACTGCGCCTCCGGCGTCGTACGGCTACTGATCAGCGTCGTCGCTGCCGGAGGTCTCTTCCACCCGAGGCGGTCGCCGCCATGAGTCGGGCCGACGCCCCGGGACCGATGGCGGTCCGTATTGACGGGTACGTCGCAGCCGGGAGTACTCCCCTCCGCAGGTAGAAGCGTACGCGAAATACCAAGCATTGGTAAAGGAGACGGCAAACAAGAGCCAAAAGGCCTGGTCAGGGCGGTAAAAAAGTCGCTTTGACGTCAACGCCCGCCGTTGCGCCGGGCCGTCGCGATCCGGTCGAGGAGCTGCCGCAGGATCTGGCTGTTCGACGGGATCACCGGCGGGTCGTACGTCCATGTGTGCCCGACCCAGGGGTCGGCGAGGTGGTCGTCGGGCACCGGCGTCAGCCGCAGCAGCGCACGCCACAGCGGGTCGAGCAGCGGGCCGTACGCCGCGGCGTCCTCGCGGTCGGCGACCATCATGAGGTGGACGCCGACGGCCGGCCCCTCGTCCGCGAGGTAGCGCAGCTGCGTCACGGCCCGGTCGTCAAAGCCGTGCGGGAAGTCGTTGACGATCAGGAGCTGCTCGGCGATGTCCAGATCCGGCGGCAGCGCGTCGGCGGCGCCCCCGCGGACGGCCATCTGGACCAGGTCCACGCGCTGGGTGAGCCCGCCGAGGACGTCCGCGACACCGGCCGCCCCGGTGGCCGGGGGCCCGGCGAGCACACCGGCGTCCACGAGCGGCGCGAGCGAGGACGCGGCGGCGCCCGCCGCGTCGATGACGTGCACCTGGAACTCGCCCGCCGGATACGCCGCGAGGAGCCGCGCCGCGTGCGCGACGGCGGTGTCCATGGCCAGCCTGCGCAGCTCGGCGGGGTCGGTGAAGGCGTTGGTGAGGGCTTTGCCGCTGTCGATCCACAGGCCGCGCTCAAGCGGCAGCCGGACGAGCATCGGGATGCGCAGGTCGACGCGCTCGGGCAGATGGAGGTCGCCGAGGCGCAGCGCCATGGGGATCTCCATCGGCGCGCGGTAG from the Streptomyces venezuelae genome contains:
- a CDS encoding MFS transporter; protein product: MHRSAPPSLPRLAAASLAGTAIEFYDFFIYGTAAALVLGPLFFPTFSPLAGTLAAFATFGVGFVARPLGSVLFGHIGDRHGRRPVLIGSLLLTGVATVAVGCVPTYESIGIAAPVLLLVLRFLQGLGLGGEWGGAVLLTAEHAPAERRGLWASFPQIGPSVGFLLANGIMLGLSATLSEAQFAAWGWRVPFWIAGLLVAVGLALRSSLAESPDFLDLREHARVPLAEVVRDHWRLVLLTAGALAVGYAVFYAVTTWSLSYGVEELGVSRTVMLGCIMAVVVVKGALTPVVAVLGDRYGRRPLCLLGCAATALWMFPMIALLSTGEPLLMFTGFLVAMLAFIAMFAVIGAYLPELYEPRMRCTGAAVGYNLGGVVGGALTPIVATAAAQGEGTPWGVAAYLTGIALLSLGCFALLPETRPAAAPDPAAATG
- a CDS encoding calcium:proton antiporter — encoded protein: MVTRLRALGTQWTAVVPVVAIVLLALTWGRDLPGVVVAVVTLILAGAVLAAVHHAEVIAHRVGEPFGSLVLAVAVTIIEVALIVTLMADGGDKSSTLARDTVFAAVMITCNGIVGLCLLVGALRHRVAVFNPEGTGAALATVATLATLCLVLPTFTTTKQGPEFSTAQLTFAAIASIVLYGLFVTTQTVRHREYFLPLTEQGEVIDTDGHAKGPSSKAALLSLGLLGLALIGVVGLAKGVSPTIESGVESAGMPHAVVGVIIALLVLLPETIAAVRAARRDRVQTSLNLALGSAMASIGLTIPAVAVASVWLSGPLVLGLSSTHMVLLALTVIVGTLTVVPGRATPLQGGVHLVLFAAFLELAVTP
- a CDS encoding TerC family protein gives rise to the protein MDVSMTLWVTTVLGLCALIAVDFFIGRKPHDVSIKEAGIWTVVWIVLAALFGLGLLIAGESQASGEFFAGFITEKSLSVDNLFVFILIMAKFSVPSHLQQRVLLFGVLIALVLRAIFIAAGAAVIANFSWVFYIFGAFLIYTAWKLIQEARADEEEEDWEENRLLKSIEKKFGVSDRYEGTKLFVKKNGKKIMTPLMVVMLAIGTTDVLFAMDSIPAIFGLTQDPYIVFTANAFALMGLRQLYFLIGGLLRKLVHLSYGLSVILGFIGVKLVLHALHENGVHVPEISIPVSLGVICGVLVITTITSLIASKKQERQAAAEAGDDARKDSVEA